In Armatimonas rosea, the DNA window CGCCGGGACATGGTTGTTACTCTCCGAGCGCATCGAGCGGATCAGCGCGAGCTCATCGGCGCAGCCTCCGATGTTGGGGAGGAGGTCCGAGACCGGCATCCCACACGTGCCGTAGTTCTTGAAGGCCCAGGGGCTCTTCATCAGCTTGCCGGGCGCGCTCCGTCCGCCCGTGTCGAACTCCTTCTTCCCTGCCACCGAGACCCCGTCTTGCTTCACGAGCTCGGGCTTGGGATCGAAGGTGTCCATGTGCGAGAGACCGCCAAAGCAAAAGATCGAGATCACCCGCTTGGCCTTGGGAGGGAAGTGCGGCTTCTTCGGCGCGAGTGGATCGTTGGCCCCCTCCGCCCCCACACGTGGAGGAACTGCTGCGGCATCTTCGGCGAGAAGCGCGTTGAGTGCCAGGGCACCGATGCCGCCGCCGGCACGGGCGAGGAACTCACGGCGGGGGAGGTAGTTTTTAGGGAACATAGACAAACTCATTGAGATTGACGAGTGTGTGACAGAGCTCGGCGAGGGAGCGGGTCTTGAGGAAGCTCAGGCTGAGCTGGCGCTCTCGGGGGCTGGGACTGCGGCCAAAGCAGAGCCGGTACGCCCGATCGACTTGTGCCCAGGTGTCGCCGGGACGCTCACGCTGGAGCCGCTCGGCGAAGAGGGCGGCCTGACGCAGGATCAGCGGGTCGTTGAGGAGGGTGAGGGCCTGGAGCGGGGTGGTGGTGACATTGCGCTGGGCGACCGTGTAGGTGATCTCGGGGCAGTCAAATACCTCCAGCTGGGGCAGGAGGAGAGAGCGCTTGACCTTTACGTAGACACTCCGCCTCCAGGTCTTGGGGCTATCTTCTGCCTCGTTGGGCCAGTTGAGTCCCTGGAACGTATCGGCACGCAGCGACGAATCGACGGGGGGATAGACCGCGGGGCCGCCGACTTCTAAGTTGAGTGTTCCCGCGACCGAGAGCAGGCTATCGCGCACGGCCTCCCCCTCAAGCCGGCGGACCGGCATGCGCCAGAAGAGCTTGTTGAGCGGGTCGGTTTTGAGGGCGGCGGGACGGATATCCGATGCCTGCTGGTAGGTCTGCGAGAGGAGCATCGTCCGGTGGAGGGCCTTGATGCTCCAGCCGCTCGCCATAAACTGCTGCGCGAGCGTGTCCAAGAGCTCGGGGTGGCTTGGCAGCTCCCCATTCAGGCCGAAGTTACTCGTGGTGGCGACCAGCCCGCGCCCGAAGTGGTGCTGCCAGACTCGGTTCACAAGGACGCGCGCGGTGAGGGGGTTCTCTTTGCTGGTTAGCCACTTTGCCAGCGCGGCGCGGCGTCCGGTTGTCTTTGCGCCTGCGGCGCTGGGGCCCACTTCGATAGCACCGCCGGGCAAGGAGCAGACAAACCCGGGCTTGATCTCTTTGTCGGGCTGGTAGGCATCGCCGCGGCGTAGGAGAAACGACGGTCCAAAAGTCGGGGCTTTGTCGGTGACCGCTAGGGCCTTACCACCAGGGACATCGACCTCGCGACGCTCGGTGGGGGCGAAGATCGCTGCCAGGCGGTAGTAGTCGGTCATCTTCACAGGATCGTACTTGTGGTCGTGGCAGCGCGCACAGCCAATCGTCAGTCCCAGCACGACCGAGCCCGTCGTGGCCACCAGGTCGTCGAGCTCGTTGGCGCGGGTTCGGACGTTGTTCTCGACGATATCCTGAGGACCGCACGCCAGATAGCCCGTGGCGATCAGCGCACTTGGATCACTGGGCTTGAGCTCATCGCCGGCAATTTGCAGCCGGATGAACTCATCGTAGGGCAGGTCTTTGTTGAAGGCATCGATCACCCAGTCCCGGTACCGGTACATCAAAGGCCGGTCTTTATCGCCCTCGAAGCCCCCCGAGTCGGCGTAGCGCGCCAGGTCCAGCCAGTGCCGCCCCCAGCGCTCGCCGTAGCGCGGCGAGGCAAGGAGCCTCTCGATCAGCTTCTCGTAGGCGCGTGGGTCGGTGTCACGGACAAACGCCTCCACGTCTTCGGGCGCGGGCGGCAGTCCCCAGAGATCGGCGTAGACCCGGCGGATCAGCACACGTCGCGGGGCGGGCGGCGAGAGGGAGAGGTTGTTTTCCTTGAGCTTGGCAGTGATGAAGGTGTCGATACCTCTCCCCAACCCCTCTCCCAGACGCTCATTCTTCGCTGGGAAAGGGGCTTTAATGGGTTGGAACGACCACCAGGTCTGCTTTTGACGAGATGCGAGGCTTGTGGTCACTCCCCAGGGCGCACCGCCGTCGATCCAGGTCTTGAGGGTCGCGAGCTCGCTGGCGGGGAGCTTTCCTGAGGGCGGCATGAGCGGCGCGCGGCTTCCGGTCAGGAGAATATGCATCAGGCTCTTGGCGGCGTTGCCGGGCACGAGTGCCGCGCCACGGGTGCCGCCCTTGAGCGTGCTCTCCCGGCTCCGCAGGTCAAAGTGCGAGAGCTGCGTCTCCGCCCCGTGACAACCCACGCAGCGCTTCTCCAGAATCGGCTGGACTTTCTGGGTGAAATACACGGTGTCAACTTTGACCGTTGGCTGCGAGGGTTTCTGCGCTAGGCTTGGGAGGGCGAGTGCAAAAAAGAGCAGCGTTGCGAGCTTCATGCTTCTTCTTCTTCAGCGATTATTTTTTTTAGTGCGTAGAGCTCCATAAGATGCCGCTCGTCTTTGGGGCGGCCTGCGGCTTTTTTCATCGCGATAAGATCGTCAATAGAAGCAACACGGATGGAGAAGCCACCCAGATCCATAACGTTTGCCCTCTCCCAGAGTCCGTCAAAAGAGTCGATACCTGAGGGGAGAGGCAGAAGGTCAATGGCTCCAAGGTCCGTTTTCAGATTCAGGAAGCGGACTCGGCTAAGTTGGGATGCGGTGACACTGAATGGATTGTACGAGGGCCAGCCAAGTGGCTTTGCGTGCATCTCATTCATCGTGACAGCCAGACGCTCTCGATTCCCATCCTCAGGCGCAAAGCTAAAGTCAATGTCTTTTGTCAGGTGGGCTCCCCCATGTAAGTTTAACGCAATGCCACCAACCACAACAAACTGGACTTGCGCTTTGTGGAGACGTTCTATTGCTTCGACAAAGCGGGGATCAATTTCCGGCATGACGGTTTATCTTGACTCTCTCTTGAAGGCGCATCAAGCCGGAGACACAGCGCTCTAGCTCCTCTAGACGCTGCCTTGGAGTCAGGAGGCGATTCTCCCGGAGCTGATCGCGGCTGATGCCGTTCTCATCTGGATCGCCATTCCCACGGGCGTTGAGCCACTCAATAATCTCGTCCTCTGTCTTTGGTGCTTCGGTGCTCATAAGAATCCTATCGAGTATTATACCGAGTATTCATGACCCCGCTTGAGCAAGCAGCCCTGATCTGTCTTCACTACAGCATGTACTGCACGCTGGAGAAAATGCCGCTCTGGGTGGTGGGGGAGTGGGCGCTGGGGCAGGAGTTCAACCCGGAGATTAAACTTGAGACGGCGGATACCTACCACGCCGCCTTGGAGGGAATGCTGGCCAAAGGTTGGCTCCGTGTGGTGGACAAGACCCCGGAGGAGCGGCTTGCGAAGCTCCGGGCGGCGGGCTGGATCGGCCCCAACCCCCACTGGATTCCCCAGAAAGGCGACCTTGACTTCACGCGCAAAGGCTACACGCTCTACCGTCGTATCTGCCGCGCGAACGGAACGGCGCATCCGGAGAGCCTTCTGTTTGTCGAGGAGAGCAAGCGTGTTGTTCAGATTGTGGCTTCGACAAAGGCACAGTGCTTGAGGGCCTTTCAGGAGAGCATGGGAAGCTCCCCCGGACGCTACGGAGACGAGCTTGCCTCCTATGTCGGCAAGCCTGTACGCGTACTTCGTGTTGAGGAGCCTGAGCGCGTGGGGCGCTGGATGGAGCGTGAGATGAGCCCGCATCGTGGGGGCTGGCGGATTCAGGTGCACTACCAACCTATTCGACGCTGTCGGGTCGAGATCCCAGAGCTGGGCGTGACGGGCTGGCGTGAGACCATGCACCGGACGACCATCACAGGGAGAGTTCGCCCGGAAGGCGCAAAAAAGTCACTCCATTTCGAGCTCTCAGAACCCGTCGATTGCGATAGCCGCAAAACCGTGAGCTACCGCCCCCGCTTGATTGTCTACGATGGTAAAAACACGCCAAAGCCGATTTTGACGGTCTACCACGGCGATAGTGTGAGTGCCGGTGGGATTGGGGATGGCTTTACCCACTTTCAGTGGCACGGTAGCACGGCGCTGCCCCAGCCCATGACACCGGAGCTGGCCGTTGCGGCTCTGCGCGAGGGCATTCTTGCCTGGCAGAGCCACAGGTCGGGGGGCTAGTCGGTCTTTTGCTCGATGAGGGTGCCAAAGCGCTTGCCGATCGCGAGGGCGGGATCGAGGGGAACATCGACCGCAACGCAATCGGCGGGGATGGAGATGGTCGGGGTGGCGCGGAGCGATTTCCCCTCGAACTGCGGCAGGTAGGGGCGCAGCTCGTCGAGCATCTCACTGGTTAGCTCCCGAATCTCCTTGAGCGTGCAGACCGCCGAGGTGAGCGGATCCAGCGCGAGGGCGTGGACTAGGTGCTCCGGGTCGCCGCCCAGGGCGGCCTCGGCGCAGAGGGTCTGGACATTGATATTGGTCTGGCAGAGCGCGGCGCACTGGGGCGGGAGCTCGCCAATCACGGTCGGATGCAGACCGGTGTCGTCGGCGAAGGTGGGCACCTCGACACAGCAGCCATTGGGGAGGTTGGTGATGTAGCCATCGTTGCGGACATTGCCCATCAGGCGAAACGGCTTGCCGGTGACGACAGCCTCCAAGATGTAGGAGCAGTACTCCACACTCCGGGCCTCGATCGTGGTGGACTCGAACTGGAGCGGATCGACCTTCTCGTACTTCTCCGCCATCGCCTTACCCCACTTGTAGTACGCGCCGCTCTCCCCGCCAAAGCCTGGCTCGTCACAGTAGAGGTCGAGCGCTTTCTGGTTGTTGCGAAACCACGGCACATACTCGCTCAGGTGCCCGGTGGACTCGGTCATGAAGTAGCCGAACTGCCGGAAGACCTCGCCGCGCACTTTCTCATTTTTGTAGTACTCGGGCTTCTCAAAGAGCTCGCGGAGCTGGGGGTAGAGATCGCGGCCGTTGTGCGAGAGCTTGAGGAACCAGTCCATGTGGTTGATCCCCCCACAGACAAAGCTAATCTCGTCTTTGGGGACGCCACAGTACCCGCCGATGAGATCAAGGGTCGTCTGCACCCCGTGGCACAGCCCGATAAACGGGACCGTGCTCACACGGCCCAGCGCGAGGCAGTTGGCGGCCATGGGGTTGGCGTACTGGAGCAGGATCGCGCCCGGCTTGGCGAGCGCCTCCATGTCCTTGGCGATCTCCGCGAGCACGGGGATATGGCGCTGGCCACGGAAGAGGCCGCCCGGCCCGAGCGTGTCGCCGATGCACTGATCGACTCCGTACTTGAGGGGAATCTCGTAGTCCACGCCGTAGGCATGAAAGCCGCCGACCTGGATCATCACCACCACGAAGTCGGCATCCTTGATGGCTTCTTGGCGGCTGGTGGTCGCCCAGACACTGCCCGGCAGTCCATTGTCAGCGAGCATGCGCTGCCCGAACGCCTCCATCCGGCGGAGCTTGCTCTCGGTGGGGCTCATCAGGGCGAACTCACAGCCGTGCAGGGCGGGGGTTGCCATAATATCGGACATCAGGGTCTTACAAAAGACGACGCTTCCTGCGCCGATCATTGCGATCTTCTTCGACATACCCAGATTTTACCTGATCCGGCCGTTCTAACGGGGGAGGTGGGCGTAGAATTCGGCGCGCTCGGGCTGGTCGAGGGCGCGGTAGAGGTGCTCCAGCTCCTCGAAGACATAGGGATCGGGCGCACCCGCGGCGGCGCACTCTTGCTCCAGGCGAAGCTGAATCGTCAGGGCTTCTTGGAGCTCGCCCTTTGCCCGCAGGGTCCAGGCGATCATCCAGTGGGCAACCCGGATACTCTCGGGCTTGCCCGTCCGTTCCTGGGCGGCGAGGGCGAGCCGGAACTGGGCGAGGGCATCGTCGTAGCGCCCGAGCTGGTGCAGGGCATAGCCGACATTGTTGCGTAGGCTCGCCTCCCACTTCTTGGCCTCGGCTTGCGCCGATTGCTCCATGTAGGTGAGGGCCTTCAGGTCCCAGTCGAGCTGCGCCTGCGGCTCGGTGTCTACAAAGGCCATCATGTGGAGCGCATCGACCGCGAGGTAGTCGAGCTGGGACGCTTTTGCCCGCTCAAAAGCGCGGGTGTAGCTCTCGCGTGCGGTCTGCTTGGTTTCGGGGGTCTGCGCTTCTGCCGCGTGGGCCGCGGAGGCATGGGCACGTCCGAGCTCTAGGAAGTAGCGGACCTGGGCCTCCGGTGAGGCGGCGGTGATCTCTGGCTCAAGTGTTTTGAGGAGCTCCTGGGCCTTGGCGAAGTCGCGGCGGAGCCCAAACGTGCGGGCGAGCTGTGTCTGCAAGATCAGGGCATCGTCCCCGGTTGCGCGCAGCAGTGCCTCGCGGAAGCGCTGCTCACTGAGAGCGGGATTCGCAAAGTCCCAGAGGGAGGAGAGGTCTACCACGCGTTTTGTTTCCTTTACTGGCGCCCACACTCCTTGAGCGCCAGTGAACCCGGAAAGAGTTATTTGCTAGACCCGCTCGTAGCGCGTGTTGCGCCGGGCGGGGGTGTAGCCTGCGTCCACGATCAGGCGCTCCATCTCGTCGGTGGAGACCGCGAAGGTGCAACCGGCCGTGCTCACCACGTTCTCCTCCATCATGGTCTGCCCAAAGTCATCGACCCCGTAGCGCAGGGAGAGCTGCCCGATCTTGGGGCCTTGGGTCACCCAGCTTGCCTGCATGTGGGCGAAGTTGTCCAGCATGAGGCGGGAGATGGCGATCGTGCGGAGATAGTCCAGCCCCGAGGCGCGGGTGCCGCCCAGCTCGGTGCCATCGGGCTGGTAGCTCCACGCGGCAAACGCCGTGAAACGCGCGGGAGAGTTTGCGATGCTCTCGTCCTGGAGCGCACGCAGGCGCAGGAAGTGCTCGACCCGGTCCTCGTAGGTATCCACGGAGCCGTACATCATGGTCGCGGTGGAGGGAATCCCCACTTTGTGCGCGACCCGCATGCAGTCCAGCCACTCATCGGCGGTGTCTTTGTACTTGCTGATAAAGTTGCGGACGCGGTCGGTGAGGATCTCCGCGCCGCCGCCGGGGATCGACTGCAGGCCCGCGGCCTTGAGGCGGGTGAGGGTCTCCTCCATGGTCAGCTTGCTGATGTTCTTGATGTAGATCAGCTCGGCGGGGGAGAAGCAGTGGCGGATGATGTGCGGGAACTCGGCGCGCATCCAGCTGAGGAGCTCCTCGTACCACTCGATCTTGAGCTTGGGGTTGAGGCCACCTTGCATCAGCATCTCGACCCCCCCCACATCGGAGAGCTCCTGGAGCTTCTGGCGGATCTGCTCCCGGCTCAGGACATACGAGTCGCCGCTCTTGTCGCCCGGGGTACGGTAGAAGTTGCAGAAGCTGCAGCGCACCCAGCAGACATTGGTGTAGTTGATGTTGCGGCTGACGATATAGGTGACGGTCTTCTCGGGGTTGAGGCGGCGGCGCACCGCATCGGCGAGGAGCGCGAGCTCATCGAGGTTGGGGTGGTAAAACAGCCGCAGGGCATCGTCGGCGGTGAGGCGCTCTTGCGCCCAGACCTTCTCCGCGATGTCGGCGATATCGCTCTCGGGGGCACGCTTAGACGGGGTAAGGGGGAACATGTTGGGTCGCCTTCTTGACTTCGTGATAGATTTCACAAAGTATACCGCCGCTGTATTTTTCTGTCAACTTTCGGGTTCATGGTACGATAGGAAGGAGATTAACATGAAGTACGCAGGAGTTTTCTTAGTCGGGCTGACAAGCCTTGCCTGGGGGCAGGAGAAGCCTCCTATCGCCCCGCCGCCCACCCAGACACAGAGCGAGCGTGCTACCCCGCAACCTGTTGCGCCCGCCACGGTCACCGACACGCAGGCACTGACTTTTGCCCCCCAGAAGATCGCGGTTCGCCTCCCGCTGGGCTGGCAGGTCTTGCCTGTCGCGACCCGCCAGTCCGGGACCCTGGCCAGCCTCGCCCCGCTGGGCACGTCGGGCGCGACCCTCGCGCTGTCCTACGCCGATGACCCCACACGCACACGGCTCCCCGACAACCTCCCGGCAACCATCGCCACGGCGCTGGGCAAGCGCTATCCGGGATTTCAGCAGACCGCCAAGCAGCGCCTGGCACTCGCCGGCGGCGATGCCTGGGTCCTCGATGGCCAAGTTCGCCCCTCGGGGCAGAGTGTCGTCGTGAAGAACCGGCAGGTCTATCTGTGCCACGCGGGCCGAATCTATATCTTCACGCTCACCAGCAAGAAAGACGACTTCGAGCGCCTGACCCCATCTCTGGACCGCATGCTCAAGAGCATTACCTGGCTCGACTAAGCACGACGCAACCAGAGCGGCATTACAGGTATCCTAGGGGTCATGGGAACTCTGATTCAACCTCCTGCACTTGTGCCGGGGATCGTCGCGCCGCAGGCCACGGGCACCGCAAGCTCGCTGGACTCGGTCCTCTCCAAGCTGTACTGGAGTGTCCAAGCACGCGGACCACTGCTGGTTGTCGGTGCGGAGAAGTACACGCTGGTCCCCGAGCCCAAGCCGCTAGACTTTTTTAGCGCGGGAATGGGCGGGATGTTTGGTGCGATGGGCAACATGGCCGAGCTCATGGGCCAGAAAAAGACCCCGCCGCCGACCCTGGAGCCCACCCCGCGTGAGGGCTGGAACCCGACCGTGCTCGCTCCGCGCTTTGGGGGACAGCTCGTGCGCTGCGGCACGGTGACGGTCTTTGCGCCGCTCTTGCTCCCCGATGCCTCCAAGAAAAACGATCCCTTCGGTGGGCAAGACATGGCCGAGCTCATGCAAGAGGGGATGGCGATGGGAATGGGCGGGAGCCGCTTGCTTCCTCTGCTGGCGAGCCTCACCCCCAGCCAGGTGACCCAGGCCAGCTCGACTGCGGGCCTGCCGCTTGCCAGCCTCGATAAAAACCAGCGTGCGCTCCTGCAGCCCCTGATGCGGCGGACACTCACGTTCCGGTTTGCCCAGAAGCCCAATCTGCCGCCGGCGACCCCGTTGGACCCGGCTCCCCTGATCCCGCAGGCCGACCAGAACCAGTTCCGGCTCCGCCTCTCCCGCAGCCTGAGTATCACCCCGCAACTACCGCAGTTCACCGCGAGTGGGGGCGGGCCGCGCATGGCGATGCGCCTTGGTAACCTCGTGGCGGAGAAGAATGTGGGCGAGTCGCGTGCGCTGGCGCTCAAGCCGGGCAAGCAGCTCAATCCCATGGCGATGCTCAGCATGCTGGGAATGGGCGGCAACGACAAAGGCACTCCCGCCCGCCGCAAGCCCTCCGACCTCAACCCGGACTCGGGTGCCCTGAATGCCCGTGTCTCTCTGGAGGGGGTCAGTACGGTCGAGGAGCTCGTCGCTCGAATCGCTGCTGCTACCAAGGTTCCGCTCCTCGCCGACCAGCGCATTGGCAAGCTCAAGGTGAGCGTTCGCGGGACAAGCGCCCGTGCCGGAGATCTCGTCGAGGCGCTCTGCTGGGCTGTCGGCGGGGCGGTGCGGCGCATCAGCGACGACCGCGAGGCGGTGTTCTTGCTAACGGAGCAAGCCCCGCTCAAGACCAGTGCCAATCCAATTGCAACCATGATGCCCGCGATCACCGGCATGATGCAGGACCAGAAAAGCGCTGAGCGCAAGGCGGTCGATGCCCGGATTCGGCTGATCCGCCAGCGTACCCTCGCAGGCATCTCACGCGGGACGGGCTCCGAGTTTGGGGAGCAGTTCTGGCGGATCGCGGAGGCACGCCCCACTCCCGAGGGGAACCTCATTCCCGCCGCTGAGCTCTCGCCGGATGTCCTAAAGCAGGCCCAGGAGCGCTACAACGGCTTTGCCACGGCTATCGCCGCCATCCCGGATGGGACGCCGGGGATCACCAAGCCGGCTCAGGGCGGCCTGACCCATGTTCGCTGTGGCCAAGAGCTGGTTGCGGAGCTGGTGGCACCGACCCTGGGAGCTGTCGCGACCCTCACCACCACCGATGCCAATGAGATCCACCCCGAGCTTCCCGTTCCTGCGCCGCCCCCGGCGGTCGGCTTCCCTGAGA includes these proteins:
- a CDS encoding PSD1 and planctomycete cytochrome C domain-containing protein, encoding MKLATLLFFALALPSLAQKPSQPTVKVDTVYFTQKVQPILEKRCVGCHGAETQLSHFDLRSRESTLKGGTRGAALVPGNAAKSLMHILLTGSRAPLMPPSGKLPASELATLKTWIDGGAPWGVTTSLASRQKQTWWSFQPIKAPFPAKNERLGEGLGRGIDTFITAKLKENNLSLSPPAPRRVLIRRVYADLWGLPPAPEDVEAFVRDTDPRAYEKLIERLLASPRYGERWGRHWLDLARYADSGGFEGDKDRPLMYRYRDWVIDAFNKDLPYDEFIRLQIAGDELKPSDPSALIATGYLACGPQDIVENNVRTRANELDDLVATTGSVVLGLTIGCARCHDHKYDPVKMTDYYRLAAIFAPTERREVDVPGGKALAVTDKAPTFGPSFLLRRGDAYQPDKEIKPGFVCSLPGGAIEVGPSAAGAKTTGRRAALAKWLTSKENPLTARVLVNRVWQHHFGRGLVATTSNFGLNGELPSHPELLDTLAQQFMASGWSIKALHRTMLLSQTYQQASDIRPAALKTDPLNKLFWRMPVRRLEGEAVRDSLLSVAGTLNLEVGGPAVYPPVDSSLRADTFQGLNWPNEAEDSPKTWRRSVYVKVKRSLLLPQLEVFDCPEITYTVAQRNVTTTPLQALTLLNDPLILRQAALFAERLQRERPGDTWAQVDRAYRLCFGRSPSPRERQLSLSFLKTRSLAELCHTLVNLNEFVYVP
- the mqnC gene encoding cyclic dehypoxanthinyl futalosine synthase, with the protein product MFPLTPSKRAPESDIADIAEKVWAQERLTADDALRLFYHPNLDELALLADAVRRRLNPEKTVTYIVSRNINYTNVCWVRCSFCNFYRTPGDKSGDSYVLSREQIRQKLQELSDVGGVEMLMQGGLNPKLKIEWYEELLSWMRAEFPHIIRHCFSPAELIYIKNISKLTMEETLTRLKAAGLQSIPGGGAEILTDRVRNFISKYKDTADEWLDCMRVAHKVGIPSTATMMYGSVDTYEDRVEHFLRLRALQDESIANSPARFTAFAAWSYQPDGTELGGTRASGLDYLRTIAISRLMLDNFAHMQASWVTQGPKIGQLSLRYGVDDFGQTMMEENVVSTAGCTFAVSTDEMERLIVDAGYTPARRNTRYERV
- a CDS encoding nucleotidyl transferase AbiEii/AbiGii toxin family protein; this encodes MPEIDPRFVEAIERLHKAQVQFVVVGGIALNLHGGAHLTKDIDFSFAPEDGNRERLAVTMNEMHAKPLGWPSYNPFSVTASQLSRVRFLNLKTDLGAIDLLPLPSGIDSFDGLWERANVMDLGGFSIRVASIDDLIAMKKAAGRPKDERHLMELYALKKIIAEEEEA
- a CDS encoding tetratricopeptide repeat protein, coding for MVDLSSLWDFANPALSEQRFREALLRATGDDALILQTQLARTFGLRRDFAKAQELLKTLEPEITAASPEAQVRYFLELGRAHASAAHAAEAQTPETKQTARESYTRAFERAKASQLDYLAVDALHMMAFVDTEPQAQLDWDLKALTYMEQSAQAEAKKWEASLRNNVGYALHQLGRYDDALAQFRLALAAQERTGKPESIRVAHWMIAWTLRAKGELQEALTIQLRLEQECAAAGAPDPYVFEELEHLYRALDQPERAEFYAHLPR
- the melA gene encoding alpha-galactosidase; this encodes MSKKIAMIGAGSVVFCKTLMSDIMATPALHGCEFALMSPTESKLRRMEAFGQRMLADNGLPGSVWATTSRQEAIKDADFVVVMIQVGGFHAYGVDYEIPLKYGVDQCIGDTLGPGGLFRGQRHIPVLAEIAKDMEALAKPGAILLQYANPMAANCLALGRVSTVPFIGLCHGVQTTLDLIGGYCGVPKDEISFVCGGINHMDWFLKLSHNGRDLYPQLRELFEKPEYYKNEKVRGEVFRQFGYFMTESTGHLSEYVPWFRNNQKALDLYCDEPGFGGESGAYYKWGKAMAEKYEKVDPLQFESTTIEARSVEYCSYILEAVVTGKPFRLMGNVRNDGYITNLPNGCCVEVPTFADDTGLHPTVIGELPPQCAALCQTNINVQTLCAEAALGGDPEHLVHALALDPLTSAVCTLKEIRELTSEMLDELRPYLPQFEGKSLRATPTISIPADCVAVDVPLDPALAIGKRFGTLIEQKTD